The Maylandia zebra isolate NMK-2024a linkage group LG7, Mzebra_GT3a, whole genome shotgun sequence genome contains a region encoding:
- the LOC106675360 gene encoding single-strand DNA endonuclease ASTE1, translated as MGVSKLKKMLDDLCLCEEVKVEKTGLIIDGAALYYCLYYNSDPKLDQRCGGDYPGFKDEVCNFFKTLQDCEVTPYVILDGGSGPDKHKTVVSRLGNRLEKAKTIAESEPDAVPKGCNVLPPLVKDVFIEILKEKDIEFKQCLGEADPEVFSAANQKQCAVLATDTDFLIYDVHKGFLHLDNFEWKRKKDGKIPAKLYTRSKFCEHFKLDPALMPVFASIAGNDYSRLEDRGRFARQSSSSCEYSIKRLDGMLRFLSKVNLDGLNDSQKRERALSQALSHVGEKENKTFKLAIQKYVEPEETSSNLPSWMHENMMSGELTTFVTSVVDQKTMMLTPVVEDFSQHSSYTAAYRIRQYFYGLLIGDKMCTEYDRDREEIKDKRVPSILLSSDEQKQLQLERLHKAPEGLRRRVFEEALQVQTSALENIPDQLKLPVCVTVFWFKRLQHHPKPETVHCLHALLLGFVFDQHGPEDEFERKRKALKDEGVSNWQPRVAHAFSQWLCCMRQSLHLNQLLCSPLPEPQCARLYCGPLLHRLADEDEIEEVQKTLRGEKKELYENLKTACNPSSGEGSSQSLMSAAPSNEKGSQQVQKRKREEEQRDSKQKKTDY; from the exons ATGGGGGTTTCAAAGTTAAAGAAAATGCTAGATGATTTGTGTCTCTGTGAAGAGGTTAAAGTAGAAAAAACAGGTCTCATCATTGATGGTGCAGCTCTGTACTATTGTTTGTATTATAACTCTGATCCAAAGCTGGACCAGCGCTGTGGAGGAGATTATCCTGGATTCAAAGATGAGGTCTGTAACTTTTTTAAGACTCTGCAGGACTGTGAAGTCACTCCGTACGTCATCTTGGATGGAGGCTCGGGGCCTGACAAGCACAAAACAGTTGTGTCTCGCCTTGGAAATAGACTAGAAAAAGCAAAGACAATAGCAGAGAGTGAGCCTGACGCTGTGCCAAAAGGATGTAACGTCTTACCACCTCTGGTCAAAGATGTCTTCATAGAAATCTTGAAGGAGAAAGACATAGAGTTTAAACAGTGTTTAGGAGAGGCAGACCCTGAGGTTTTTTCTGCTGCAAATCAGAAACAATGTGCTGTGCTGGCCACTGACACAGATTTCCTTATCTATGATGTGCACAAAGGTTTCCTTCATCTCGACAACTTTGAatggaaaagaaagaaggatGGCAAGATTCCTGCTAAGCTCTACACACGTTCAAAGTTTTGTGAGCATTTTAAATTGGACCCTGCTCTCATGCCAGTCTTTGCTTCAATAGCAGGAAATGATTATTCAAGATTAGAAGATAGAGGTAGGTTTGCAAGACAATCATCTTCATCTTGTGAGTACAGCATTAAAAGACTGGATGGTATGCTCAGGTTTTTAAGTAAAGTGAATCTGGATGGTTTGAACGACTCACAGAAGAGAGAACGTGCTCTGAGTCAAGCTTTAAGTCATGTTGGtgaaaaagagaacaaaacatTCAAACTTGCCATTCAAAAATATGTTGAACCAGAAGAAACAAGTTCTAATCTGCCTTCGTGGATGCATGAAAATATGATGTCTGGAGAACTCACCACTTTCGTCACAAGTGTTGTGGATCAGAAGACTATGATGCTGACTCCAGTTGTGGAGGACTTTTCACAGCACAGTAGTTACACAGCTGCTTACCGTATCAGACAGTACTTCTATGGACTGTTAATTGGAGATAAGATGTGCACTGAATATGACAGGGATAGAGAAGAGATCAAAGACAAGCGTGTCCCATCAATACTCCTCAGCAGTGATGAACAGAAACAACTGCAACTAGAGCGTCTGCATAAG GCTCCTGAGGGTTTGCGTCGCAGAGTGTTTGAAGAAGCTCTGCAGGTTCAGACTTCAGCCTTAGAAAACATCCCCGACCAGCTGAAGCTGCCAgtctgtgtgactgttttctgGTTCAAGAGGCTACAACACCACCCAAAACCTGAAACTGTCCACTGCCTCCACGCCCTCCTGTTGGGGTTTGTGTTTGACCAACATGGTCCAG AGGACGAGTttgagaggaagaggaaagcTTTAAAGGATGAAGGTGTGAGTAACTGGCAGCCCCGTGTGGCTCATGCTTTCAGCCAATGGCTGTGCTGCATGAGGCAGAGCCTCCACCTGAACCAGCTGCTGTGTTCCCCTCTACCAGAACCTCAGTGTGCCCG GCTTTACTGTGGACCTCTCCTTCATCGGCTGGCAGATGAAGACGAGATTGAAGAAGTACAGAAAACACTGAGAGGAGAAAAGAAGGAATTATATGAGAATCTAAAGACTGCTTGTAATCCATCTTCTGGAGAGGGATCCTCTCAGTCCTTGATGAGTGCAGCTCCCTCTAATGAGAAGGGATCACAGCAAGTCCAGAAACGCAAGAGGGAAGAAGAGCAGAGAGActcaaagcagaagaaaacagatTATTGA